A single window of Streptomyces sudanensis DNA harbors:
- a CDS encoding phosphoketolase family protein — protein MHEDDHPDGTAPTEEELDALDAHWRAANYLSVGQIYLMGNPLLREPLEPEHIKPRLLGHWGTSPGLNLVHTHLNRVIRRHDLDALCVWGPGHGGPAVLANSWLEGTYSETYPNVGRDEEGMARLFRQFSFPGGVPSHVAPETPGSIHEGGELGYALSHAYGAAFDNPDLLVACVVGDGEAETGPLAASWHSNKFLDPVHDGAVLPVLHLNGYKIANPTLLARLPQEELDELLRGYGHDPLHVTGDDPRRVHRAMAAAMDTAVARIRRIQREARAGGPGGRPRWPVIVLRTPKGWTGPAEVDGLPVEGTWRSHQVPLSGVRDDPAHRERLEAWLRSYRPEELFDERGRPRPRVLACVPEGGRRLGASRHANGGLLLRDLPLPPLERFAVAVDRPGATRHEPTRVLGDLLEAVMAATADRRDFRLVGPDETASNRLQAVYGASGKAWQEPVLDTDEHLDPHGRVMEILSEHTCQGWLEGYLLTGRHGLFSCYEAFVHIVDSMVNQHIKWLRTSRALPWRAPVASLNYLLTSHVWRQDHNGFSHQDPGFVDHVLNKSPEVVRVYLPPDANTLLVAADHALRSRDRVNVVVAGKQPCFDWLSLDEARAHCARGAGVWEWAGSEDGTREPDVVLACAGDVPTQEVLAAARLLRRHLPDLAVRVVNVVDMTRLMPREEHPHGMSDGEYDALFTRDRPVIFAYHGYPWLVHRLAYRRAGHGGTHVRGYKEVGTTTTPFDMLVRNDLDRYRLVMDVIDRVPGLGVRAAGVRQAMADARTRHHAWIRQHGTDMPEVADWTWTG, from the coding sequence ATGCACGAGGACGACCACCCGGACGGCACCGCCCCGACCGAAGAGGAACTCGACGCGCTCGACGCCCACTGGAGGGCGGCCAACTACCTGTCCGTCGGCCAGATCTACCTGATGGGCAACCCGCTGCTGCGCGAGCCGCTGGAGCCGGAGCACATCAAGCCGAGGCTGCTGGGGCACTGGGGCACCTCCCCGGGCCTCAACCTCGTGCACACCCACCTCAACCGGGTGATCCGCCGCCACGACCTCGACGCCCTGTGCGTCTGGGGGCCCGGACACGGCGGACCGGCCGTGCTCGCCAACTCCTGGCTGGAGGGCACCTACAGCGAGACGTACCCGAACGTGGGCCGGGACGAGGAGGGCATGGCCCGCCTCTTCCGCCAGTTCTCCTTCCCCGGCGGGGTGCCGAGCCACGTGGCGCCGGAGACCCCCGGGTCGATCCACGAGGGCGGCGAACTCGGCTACGCGCTCTCCCACGCGTACGGCGCGGCGTTCGACAACCCCGACCTCCTGGTGGCGTGCGTCGTCGGCGACGGCGAGGCGGAGACCGGCCCCCTCGCCGCGTCCTGGCACTCCAACAAGTTCCTCGACCCCGTCCACGACGGAGCCGTCCTGCCCGTCCTCCACCTCAACGGGTACAAGATCGCGAACCCGACCCTGCTCGCGCGCCTCCCCCAGGAGGAACTCGACGAGCTGCTGCGCGGCTACGGCCACGACCCCCTGCACGTCACCGGCGACGACCCGCGCCGGGTCCACCGGGCGATGGCGGCCGCGATGGACACGGCGGTCGCCCGGATCCGCCGCATCCAGCGGGAGGCCCGCGCCGGCGGACCGGGCGGACGGCCGCGGTGGCCCGTGATCGTCCTGCGCACGCCGAAGGGCTGGACCGGCCCGGCCGAGGTGGACGGCCTGCCCGTCGAGGGGACCTGGCGCTCCCACCAGGTCCCCCTCTCCGGCGTGCGGGACGACCCGGCGCACCGCGAACGGCTGGAGGCGTGGCTGCGCTCCTACCGCCCCGAGGAGCTGTTCGACGAGCGGGGCCGCCCCCGGCCGCGGGTGCTCGCCTGCGTACCGGAGGGCGGGCGCCGGCTGGGCGCGTCCCGGCACGCCAACGGCGGCCTGCTGCTGCGGGACCTGCCCCTGCCGCCGCTGGAGCGCTTCGCCGTCGCCGTGGACCGGCCGGGCGCCACCCGGCACGAGCCGACACGGGTCCTCGGGGACCTGCTGGAGGCCGTCATGGCCGCCACCGCCGACCGCCGCGACTTCCGGCTCGTCGGCCCGGACGAGACCGCCTCCAACCGCCTCCAGGCGGTGTACGGGGCCAGCGGCAAGGCGTGGCAGGAACCGGTCCTCGACACCGACGAGCACCTGGACCCGCACGGCCGGGTGATGGAGATCCTCTCCGAGCACACCTGCCAGGGCTGGCTGGAGGGCTACCTCCTGACCGGCCGCCACGGGCTGTTCTCCTGCTACGAGGCGTTCGTGCACATCGTCGACTCCATGGTCAACCAGCACATCAAGTGGCTGCGGACCTCCCGCGCACTGCCGTGGCGCGCCCCCGTCGCCTCCCTCAACTACCTGCTGACGTCCCACGTGTGGCGCCAGGACCACAACGGCTTCTCGCACCAGGACCCCGGTTTCGTGGACCACGTGCTCAACAAGAGCCCCGAGGTGGTCCGGGTCTACCTGCCGCCGGACGCCAACACCCTGCTGGTGGCGGCCGACCACGCGCTGCGCAGCCGCGACCGCGTCAATGTGGTCGTCGCGGGCAAGCAGCCCTGCTTCGACTGGCTCTCCCTCGACGAGGCCCGCGCCCACTGCGCCCGCGGCGCCGGGGTGTGGGAGTGGGCGGGCTCCGAGGACGGCACGCGCGAACCCGACGTGGTCCTCGCCTGCGCGGGCGACGTGCCCACCCAGGAGGTGCTGGCGGCGGCCCGGCTGCTGCGGCGCCACCTGCCCGACCTGGCCGTGCGCGTGGTCAACGTCGTCGACATGACCCGGCTCATGCCCCGCGAGGAGCATCCGCACGGCATGTCCGACGGGGAGTACGACGCGCTGTTCACCCGCGACCGGCCGGTGATCTTCGCGTACCACGGCTACCCGTGGCTGGTGCACCGCCTGGCCTACCGCCGCGCCGGGCACGGCGGCACGCACGTGCGGGGCTACAAGGAGGTGGGTACGACCACCACGCCGTTCGACATGCTCGTCCGCAACGACCTCGACCGCTACCGGCTCGTGATGGACGTGATCGACCGCGTCCCGGGCCTCGGCGTCCGCGCGGCGGGCGTACGGCAGGCCATGGCGGACGCCCGCACCCGCCACCACGCCTGGATCCGGCAGCACGGCACCGACATGCCCGAGGTCGCCGACTGGACGTGGACCGGCTGA
- a CDS encoding CBS domain-containing protein, with the protein MTRNRTVGEVMTGEVVQAHPDTSAEEVSRLLSAHRIGGLPVVDGDDKVVGVVSRTDLAGRRAARGRAGPGEAATAGHLMTSPAVTVHPEQRVADAARVMERRRVDRLPVVDEEDRLIGIATRRDLLRVFLRTDEEIRADVAAAVPARAPARDAGSPGVDVRDGVVTLTGRPRPGADASALVRAAWRVDGVVGVVNRLADAPGTGRLPESGASPRPRAG; encoded by the coding sequence GTGACCAGGAACCGGACCGTGGGCGAAGTGATGACCGGCGAGGTGGTGCAGGCGCACCCGGACACCTCCGCCGAGGAGGTGTCCCGTCTGCTGTCCGCCCACCGGATCGGCGGCCTGCCGGTGGTGGACGGCGACGACAAGGTGGTGGGCGTGGTCTCCCGGACGGACCTCGCCGGGCGGCGGGCGGCCCGCGGCCGGGCCGGGCCGGGCGAGGCCGCGACGGCCGGCCACCTGATGACCAGCCCGGCGGTCACCGTCCACCCCGAGCAGCGCGTGGCCGACGCGGCGCGCGTCATGGAGCGCCGTCGCGTCGACCGGCTGCCCGTGGTCGACGAGGAGGACCGCCTCATCGGCATCGCCACGCGCCGCGACCTCCTGCGCGTCTTCCTGCGGACCGACGAGGAGATCCGCGCCGACGTCGCCGCCGCCGTCCCGGCGCGGGCGCCGGCGCGGGACGCCGGTTCCCCGGGCGTGGACGTCCGGGACGGCGTGGTCACCCTGACCGGCCGGCCCCGGCCGGGGGCCGACGCCTCGGCGCTGGTCCGGGCCGCGTGGCGGGTGGACGGCGTGGTGGGCGTGGTGAACCGGCTGGCGGACGCCCCCGGAACCGGCCGCCTCCCGGAGAGCGGGGCCTCCCCGCGCCCCCGCGCCGGATGA
- a CDS encoding GAF domain-containing sensor histidine kinase — MGVGEPLSRMPQMRLDELLEELEARINAVRGTRDRVHSLLEAVVSVGRELDLSQVLRRIVEAAAFLVDAEYGALGVIGPDGRTLSQFLTVGLTEEEIAEIGPLPAGHGLLGEIIHDPQPLRLTDLGAHRASYGFPAHHPPMRTFLGVPIRVRDEVFGNLYLTDKRGSQEFDAEDEAVISTLSVAAGVAIDNARLYEASQRQQRWLRAGTEITHNLLSGSPRTEVLELIARRAREITGTALADVSVPVPGTGDLLVELAVGADGDTRRGLVFPAEGTLPGAAYRDGAPVTTACLAEDDRHTAGPLPTDGLGPAVAVPLGGAAKDTRGVLLLARHRGEAVFTEGELEPLLAFAGQAALALELAERRSDAEQLALLEDRDRIARDLHDLAIQRLFATGMTLQSAARLVRHEGAAERVSRAVGDLDETIKIIRSTIFGLRAREEDAGPSLRARAARAVGETATVLGFPPRLSMEGLLDTDVSPQVADHVMAALTESLSNTARHAHATRVEVALQATSDEVVLTVTDNGRGIPDGGRRSGLGNLEERARSVGGSLSVERPDGGGSRLVWRAPITAGRAE; from the coding sequence GTGGGTGTCGGAGAGCCGCTGTCGCGGATGCCTCAGATGCGGCTCGACGAGCTGCTGGAGGAACTGGAGGCGCGCATCAACGCGGTCCGGGGGACCCGGGACCGCGTGCACAGCCTCCTGGAGGCCGTCGTCTCGGTCGGCCGCGAGCTGGACCTCTCCCAGGTGCTGCGGCGCATCGTGGAGGCCGCCGCGTTCCTGGTCGACGCCGAGTACGGGGCGCTGGGCGTGATCGGCCCCGACGGCCGGACCCTGTCGCAGTTCCTCACCGTCGGCCTCACGGAGGAGGAGATCGCCGAGATCGGCCCCCTGCCCGCCGGCCACGGCCTCCTGGGCGAGATCATCCACGACCCGCAGCCGCTGCGGCTCACCGACCTCGGCGCCCACCGGGCCTCGTACGGCTTCCCCGCGCACCACCCGCCGATGCGCACCTTCCTGGGCGTCCCCATCCGCGTGCGCGACGAGGTCTTCGGCAACCTCTACCTGACCGACAAGCGCGGCAGCCAGGAGTTCGACGCCGAGGACGAGGCGGTGATCTCCACCCTGTCCGTCGCCGCCGGCGTCGCCATCGACAACGCCCGGCTGTACGAGGCGTCGCAGCGCCAGCAGCGGTGGCTGCGGGCCGGTACGGAGATCACCCACAACCTCCTCTCCGGCAGCCCGCGCACGGAGGTCCTGGAACTCATCGCCCGCCGCGCCCGGGAGATCACCGGGACGGCCCTCGCCGACGTGTCCGTCCCCGTGCCCGGGACCGGCGACCTCCTCGTCGAGCTGGCCGTCGGCGCGGACGGCGACACCCGCCGCGGCCTGGTGTTCCCGGCCGAAGGCACCCTGCCCGGCGCCGCCTACCGGGACGGCGCGCCCGTGACGACGGCCTGCCTCGCCGAGGACGACCGCCACACCGCGGGCCCCCTCCCCACCGACGGCCTCGGCCCGGCGGTAGCCGTGCCCCTGGGCGGCGCCGCCAAGGACACCCGGGGCGTCCTGCTGCTGGCCCGGCACCGGGGGGAGGCCGTCTTCACCGAAGGGGAGCTGGAGCCGCTCCTGGCCTTCGCCGGACAGGCCGCCCTCGCCCTGGAACTGGCCGAGCGCCGGAGCGACGCCGAGCAGCTCGCCCTCCTGGAGGACCGCGACCGCATCGCCAGGGACCTGCACGACCTCGCCATCCAGCGGCTGTTCGCGACCGGCATGACCCTGCAGAGCGCGGCCCGGCTCGTCCGGCACGAGGGCGCCGCCGAGCGCGTGTCCCGCGCCGTCGGGGACCTCGACGAGACCATCAAGATCATCCGTTCCACGATCTTCGGCCTGCGCGCCCGGGAGGAGGACGCGGGACCGAGCCTGCGGGCCCGCGCGGCCCGCGCGGTGGGGGAGACGGCGACGGTGCTCGGGTTCCCGCCCCGCCTGAGCATGGAGGGCCTCCTCGACACGGACGTGTCGCCGCAGGTGGCCGACCACGTCATGGCGGCCCTCACCGAGAGCCTGAGCAACACCGCCCGCCACGCCCACGCCACCCGCGTCGAGGTCGCCCTGCAGGCCACCTCCGACGAGGTCGTCCTGACCGTGACGGACAACGGCAGGGGCATCCCCGACGGCGGCAGACGCAGCGGCCTGGGCAACCTGGAGGAGCGGGCCCGCAGCGTGGGGGGAAGCCTGAGCGTCGAGCGCCCGGACGGGGGCGGCAGCCGGCTCGTGTGGCGGGCGCCGATCACCGCGGGCCGCGCGGAGTGA
- a CDS encoding pyridoxamine 5'-phosphate oxidase family protein yields the protein MEYEAAHRTADDRRGAVAPRRVARLGRAEALRLLGTVSLGRVVFTQRALPAVRPVNHLMDGEDVVIRLHDDATLASLVAPTDTAGVVVAYEADVIDPETHLGWSVVVTGYARRITDEGELARLTARLRPWVEHPAVNAALRIRPDLVTGLRLVP from the coding sequence ATGGAGTACGAAGCCGCGCACCGGACGGCGGACGACCGCCGCGGGGCGGTGGCGCCCCGGCGCGTGGCGCGCCTCGGCCGGGCGGAGGCGCTGCGGCTGCTCGGCACCGTCTCACTGGGGCGCGTCGTCTTCACGCAGCGGGCCCTGCCCGCCGTCCGCCCGGTCAACCACCTCATGGACGGGGAGGACGTCGTCATCCGGCTGCACGACGACGCGACGCTCGCGTCCCTCGTGGCGCCCACGGACACGGCGGGGGTCGTCGTCGCCTACGAGGCGGACGTCATCGACCCCGAGACGCACCTCGGCTGGAGCGTGGTGGTGACCGGTTACGCCCGCCGGATCACCGACGAGGGCGAGCTCGCGCGCCTCACCGCCCGCCTGCGCCCCTGGGTGGAGCACCCCGCGGTGAACGCCGCGCTGCGCATCCGGCCGGACCTGGTGACGGGCCTGCGGCTCGTCCCGTAG
- a CDS encoding STAS domain-containing protein: MTPSPISLTATPLGPGAVAVALAGELDLHAAEHIEPVLARLTGDAERELLLDLAGVTFCDSSGAALLLRTHRRCAAAGTRLRLCRVQRLPARVFRALGVDRAVPCTFA; encoded by the coding sequence ATGACGCCGTCCCCGATCAGCCTGACCGCAACCCCTCTCGGCCCGGGCGCGGTGGCCGTCGCCCTGGCCGGGGAGCTCGACCTCCACGCCGCCGAGCACATCGAGCCGGTGCTGGCCCGCCTCACCGGTGACGCGGAGCGCGAGCTGCTGCTCGACCTCGCCGGCGTCACCTTCTGCGACAGTTCCGGCGCCGCGCTCCTGCTGCGCACCCACCGGCGCTGCGCGGCGGCCGGGACGCGCCTGAGGCTGTGCCGCGTCCAGCGGCTGCCCGCCCGCGTGTTCCGCGCCCTGGGCGTGGACCGGGCCGTGCCCTGCACGTTCGCGTGA
- a CDS encoding response regulator gives MTDSSGGPTGREPIGVFLLDDHEVVRRGVHDLLDAEPDLTVVGEAGTVEQALVRIPALRPRVAVLDVRLPDGDGVSVCRELRSRMPDLACLMLTSFDDEEALLDAIMAGASGYVLKQITGTDLVNAVRTVASGQSMLDPGATARVMARLRGDAPRQEQPQGLPGLTEREREILALVGEGLTNREIGKRLYLAEKTVKNNISRLLAKLGVERRVQAAVIATQALGTRDDRGGPRA, from the coding sequence ATGACGGACAGCAGCGGCGGCCCCACCGGCAGGGAACCGATCGGGGTCTTCCTCCTCGACGACCACGAGGTGGTGCGCCGCGGCGTGCACGACCTGCTGGACGCCGAACCCGACCTGACCGTGGTGGGCGAGGCCGGCACGGTCGAGCAGGCACTGGTGCGGATCCCCGCGCTGCGCCCCCGGGTCGCCGTCCTCGACGTGCGCCTGCCGGACGGGGACGGCGTGAGCGTGTGCCGGGAGCTGCGCTCCCGCATGCCCGACCTGGCGTGCCTGATGCTGACCTCGTTCGACGACGAGGAGGCGCTGCTCGACGCGATCATGGCCGGCGCGTCCGGTTACGTCCTCAAGCAGATCACCGGCACCGATCTGGTCAACGCCGTGCGCACGGTCGCCTCGGGCCAGTCCATGCTCGACCCCGGCGCCACGGCACGGGTGATGGCCCGCCTGCGCGGCGACGCCCCCCGGCAGGAGCAGCCGCAGGGCCTGCCCGGCCTGACGGAGCGCGAGCGGGAGATCCTCGCCCTGGTGGGGGAGGGGCTGACCAACCGGGAGATCGGCAAGCGGCTCTACCTGGCGGAGAAGACGGTCAAGAACAACATCTCCCGCCTGCTGGCCAAACTGGGCGTGGAGCGCCGCGTGCAGGCCGCCGTCATCGCCACCCAGGCCCTGGGCACCCGGGACGACCGGGGCGGCCCGCGGGCCTGA
- a CDS encoding universal stress protein, with the protein MTRAITVGVDGSAEGLAAADWAAREAVLRGVPLRVVHAWLWQPLDVPLVQDRTVQAEAAEAVLEEARARVAGEHPDLDLTAEVVSRTAVAALLAEAGDAEMLVLGSRGHGALAGFLVGSYGQQVIAAATRPVVSVRAWESGTGQPAGGEVVVGQQGTPEESGAVLGFAFEAAAVRGAAVRAVRAWTLPSLYAYSPGSLYLADEAGGLAPFEKEALAEALAPWRERFPEVPVVEHVEAGSAGQVLLSALGDARLLVVGRRARRGPVGARIGSVAHAALHHATCPVAVVPHD; encoded by the coding sequence ATGACCCGCGCCATCACCGTAGGAGTGGACGGATCCGCCGAAGGTCTCGCCGCGGCCGACTGGGCGGCGCGCGAGGCCGTGCTGCGCGGGGTGCCGCTGCGTGTCGTGCACGCCTGGCTCTGGCAGCCGCTGGACGTGCCCCTGGTGCAGGACAGGACGGTGCAGGCGGAGGCCGCCGAGGCCGTCCTGGAGGAGGCCCGGGCACGTGTCGCCGGCGAGCACCCGGACCTCGACCTCACGGCCGAGGTGGTGTCGAGGACCGCGGTCGCCGCCCTGCTGGCGGAGGCCGGGGACGCGGAGATGCTGGTGCTCGGCTCACGGGGCCACGGGGCGCTCGCCGGCTTCCTGGTCGGCTCGTACGGGCAGCAGGTGATCGCCGCCGCGACCCGGCCCGTGGTGTCGGTGCGCGCCTGGGAGAGCGGGACGGGCCAGCCGGCGGGCGGCGAGGTCGTCGTGGGGCAGCAGGGCACCCCGGAGGAGAGCGGCGCGGTGCTCGGCTTCGCCTTCGAGGCGGCCGCCGTGCGCGGCGCGGCCGTGCGCGCGGTGCGGGCCTGGACCCTGCCGTCGCTCTACGCCTACAGCCCCGGCTCGCTGTACCTGGCGGACGAGGCGGGAGGGCTGGCGCCGTTCGAGAAGGAGGCGCTGGCGGAGGCGCTCGCACCGTGGCGCGAGCGGTTCCCCGAGGTCCCGGTGGTCGAGCACGTCGAGGCCGGCAGCGCGGGGCAGGTCCTGCTGTCGGCGCTGGGGGACGCGCGGCTGCTCGTGGTCGGGCGCAGGGCCCGGCGCGGCCCCGTGGGCGCCCGCATCGGGTCGGTCGCCCACGCCGCGCTGCACCACGCCACCTGCCCCGTCGCAGTCGTACCGCACGACTGA
- a CDS encoding universal stress protein translates to MSHTVVVGLDGSRESAAAADWAAEEALRREAPLRLLQVWNGDDDPRTRFVDPATARGWGERTLDAAEKRLRLRHPDLDVETEWTSGEPVETLTATADEAELLVLGSRGLGALAGFLAGSVSLAVLARVRRPVVLVRPHDRPEPGADAPAGEVVIGLDASRPGGEVPAFGFAAARRYGCGVRVLHDWAVPAAYGPDLGGAMPLLMEEVARDARRALDEALAPWTEKYPDVPVVPMCRQGRAAHDLVEESRGARLVVVGRRNRRGRIGTHIGAVTHAVLHHSPAPVAVVPHD, encoded by the coding sequence ATGTCCCACACCGTCGTCGTCGGTCTCGACGGGTCCCGTGAAAGCGCCGCCGCCGCGGACTGGGCCGCCGAGGAGGCACTGCGCCGCGAGGCGCCGCTGCGGCTGCTCCAGGTGTGGAACGGCGACGACGACCCGCGCACCCGCTTCGTCGACCCGGCCACGGCGCGCGGCTGGGGGGAGCGGACGCTCGACGCGGCGGAGAAGCGGCTGCGGCTGCGCCATCCGGACCTCGACGTCGAGACGGAGTGGACCTCCGGCGAGCCGGTCGAGACGCTGACCGCCACCGCCGACGAGGCGGAGCTGCTGGTCCTGGGCTCCCGCGGCCTGGGCGCCCTGGCGGGCTTCCTCGCCGGTTCCGTCTCGCTGGCGGTGCTCGCCCGCGTGCGGCGCCCCGTCGTCCTCGTCCGCCCGCACGACCGGCCGGAGCCCGGGGCGGACGCCCCGGCCGGGGAGGTGGTGATCGGCCTGGACGCGTCCCGGCCCGGCGGCGAGGTGCCGGCCTTCGGCTTCGCCGCGGCCCGGCGGTACGGCTGCGGGGTGCGGGTCCTGCACGACTGGGCCGTCCCGGCGGCCTACGGACCCGACCTGGGGGGCGCGATGCCGCTGCTGATGGAGGAGGTCGCGCGGGACGCCCGCCGGGCGCTCGACGAGGCGCTGGCCCCCTGGACGGAGAAGTACCCGGACGTCCCCGTCGTCCCCATGTGCCGCCAGGGCCGGGCGGCGCACGACCTCGTGGAGGAGTCGCGCGGCGCCCGGCTGGTCGTGGTGGGCCGCAGGAACCGGCGCGGGCGGATCGGCACCCACATCGGGGCCGTCACCCACGCCGTCCTCCACCACTCGCCGGCGCCCGTCGCGGTCGTGCCGCACGACTGA
- a CDS encoding DEAD/DEAH box helicase has translation MNTKPPSPGPSRADGPRRAEAPRDEFPAPRTAAPGPPPADSFGALGLPPELTRTMSGLGVEKPFPIQAAALPAALAGRDVLGRARTGSGKTLAFGLALLTRTAGQRAEPKRPLALVLVPTRELAQQVDEALAPYARALGVRLATVVGGLSAGRQSALLRAGADVVVATPGRLADLVSRRDCHLDRVRITVLDEADRMCDLGFLPQVSEILGRVRPDGQRLLFSATLDRAVDGLVREWLHDPLLVSVDPDGNPVATMEHHVLEVHAADKYAVATEIAARDGRVLMFLGTRAGVDRFTRHLQSCGVRAAALHSGKSQPQRTHTLARFKEGAVTVLVATDVAARGIHVDALDLVVNVDPPADAKDYLHRGGRTARAGESGKVVTLVTPDQRRDVNRTTADAGVRPAVTRVRSGEQELTALTGARRPPSEAPAAGGSAPFRGLGTRPGRPAKESRRTAEARKAAEARAAARVRRGR, from the coding sequence ATGAACACGAAGCCGCCGTCCCCCGGACCCTCCCGCGCGGACGGACCGCGACGCGCGGAAGCACCCCGGGACGAGTTCCCGGCGCCGCGGACGGCGGCCCCCGGCCCGCCCCCCGCCGACTCCTTCGGCGCGCTCGGGCTGCCGCCGGAGCTGACGCGGACGATGAGCGGCCTCGGGGTGGAGAAGCCCTTCCCGATCCAGGCGGCGGCCCTGCCGGCCGCGCTCGCCGGACGCGACGTCCTGGGCCGCGCCCGGACCGGCTCCGGCAAGACACTCGCCTTCGGGCTCGCGCTGCTCACCCGGACGGCGGGCCAGCGGGCGGAGCCGAAGCGGCCGCTCGCACTGGTGCTGGTGCCGACCCGGGAGCTCGCGCAGCAGGTCGACGAGGCGCTGGCGCCGTACGCGCGGGCGCTGGGCGTGCGGCTGGCGACGGTGGTCGGCGGACTGTCGGCCGGCCGGCAGTCCGCGCTGCTGCGGGCCGGCGCCGACGTGGTCGTCGCGACGCCGGGCCGACTGGCCGACCTCGTGTCGCGCCGGGACTGCCACCTGGACCGGGTGCGGATCACCGTGCTGGACGAGGCGGACCGGATGTGCGACCTGGGGTTCCTGCCGCAGGTCTCGGAGATCCTGGGCCGGGTCCGCCCCGACGGGCAGCGGCTGCTGTTCTCGGCCACCCTCGACCGCGCCGTCGACGGGCTGGTACGGGAGTGGCTGCACGACCCGCTGCTCGTCTCGGTCGACCCGGACGGGAACCCGGTCGCCACGATGGAGCACCACGTGCTGGAGGTCCACGCCGCCGACAAGTACGCGGTCGCGACCGAGATCGCCGCGCGGGACGGCAGGGTGCTGATGTTCCTGGGCACCAGGGCGGGCGTGGACCGGTTCACCCGCCACCTGCAGTCCTGCGGTGTGCGGGCCGCCGCCCTGCACAGCGGGAAGTCCCAGCCGCAGCGCACCCACACGCTCGCCCGGTTCAAGGAGGGCGCGGTCACCGTGCTGGTGGCCACCGACGTGGCGGCGCGGGGCATCCACGTCGACGCGCTCGACCTCGTCGTCAACGTCGATCCGCCGGCCGACGCCAAGGACTACCTGCACCGCGGCGGGCGCACGGCGCGCGCCGGCGAGTCCGGGAAGGTGGTCACCCTGGTCACCCCCGACCAGCGGCGCGACGTGAACCGGACGACGGCCGACGCCGGGGTCCGGCCGGCCGTCACCCGGGTGCGCTCCGGCGAGCAGGAGCTGACCGCCCTCACCGGGGCGAGGCGCCCGCCGTCCGAGGCGCCGGCCGCCGGCGGCAGCGCCCCCTTCCGCGGCCTCGGCACCCGCCCGGGCCGCCCGGCGAAGGAGTCCCGCAGGACGGCCGAGGCCCGCAAGGCCGCGGAGGCCCGCGCCGCGGCCCGGGTGCGCAGGGGCCGCTGA
- a CDS encoding DUF4240 domain-containing protein, whose translation MDREQFWRLIEAARGQAPDPDDAEDVARRASARLAAYPAGEIVAAQQALWDLMADSYTSPLWAAAYMINGGCSDDGFDYFRGWLITQGRETFERAVADPESLAELPAVRAAAAEGSELVCERTLGVVRDAHIAATGEHLPGGAFTIRYPKLDPAWDFDFDDHGETARRLPRLAALLPG comes from the coding sequence ATGGACAGAGAGCAGTTCTGGCGGCTCATCGAGGCGGCCCGCGGTCAGGCGCCCGATCCGGACGACGCGGAGGACGTCGCCCGCCGGGCGTCCGCGCGACTGGCCGCGTACCCGGCCGGGGAGATCGTCGCCGCCCAGCAGGCGTTGTGGGATCTGATGGCGGACTCCTACACCAGCCCCCTGTGGGCCGCCGCCTACATGATCAACGGCGGGTGCTCCGACGACGGCTTCGACTACTTCCGCGGCTGGCTGATCACACAGGGGCGGGAGACCTTCGAGCGCGCGGTCGCCGACCCGGAGAGCCTGGCGGAACTGCCCGCCGTACGGGCCGCGGCGGCCGAGGGGTCCGAGCTGGTGTGCGAGAGGACGCTCGGCGTCGTCCGGGACGCGCACATCGCGGCGACCGGAGAGCACCTCCCCGGCGGCGCGTTCACCATCCGCTATCCGAAGCTGGACCCCGCCTGGGACTTCGACTTCGACGACCACGGCGAAACGGCTCGCCGACTGCCCCGGCTGGCGGCCCTCCTCCCGGGGTGA
- a CDS encoding restriction endonuclease: MAVAGRVSERGRGGAGWRDVVLAVGLVGAAVGGLTLLVRTVWGGSHGAFGPAVLVVAVVVLAALARRVAARPGRRPEPPYGAVPGAPEPVGPGAPPPARAVPGGPPGADAAVPVLDGDAVDHEQVDPQGFEHTVAALCVRDGCTRTEISGGPGDLGADVVATTPDGRRLVVQCKQYAADHPVGSQDLQRFGGTCFAVHGAEVAVVVTTSCFTGPAAEYAETLGIVCVDGDALAAWTDGRTPPPWESVPPAAP; this comes from the coding sequence GTGGCAGTGGCGGGGCGGGTGAGCGAGCGGGGCAGAGGCGGAGCCGGATGGCGGGACGTGGTGCTCGCCGTGGGACTGGTCGGGGCCGCGGTCGGCGGACTGACGCTGCTGGTGCGGACGGTGTGGGGCGGGTCGCACGGGGCGTTCGGCCCGGCGGTGCTGGTCGTCGCCGTCGTGGTCCTCGCGGCGCTGGCGCGTCGCGTGGCGGCCCGGCCCGGCCGGCGGCCGGAGCCCCCGTACGGGGCCGTGCCCGGGGCACCGGAACCGGTCGGGCCCGGAGCCCCGCCCCCGGCGCGGGCCGTCCCGGGGGGCCCGCCCGGGGCCGACGCCGCCGTGCCCGTCCTGGACGGGGACGCCGTCGACCACGAGCAGGTGGACCCGCAGGGGTTCGAGCACACGGTCGCCGCGCTGTGCGTGCGCGACGGCTGCACCCGGACCGAGATCTCGGGCGGCCCCGGCGACCTCGGCGCCGACGTGGTGGCGACCACGCCGGACGGCCGGCGGCTGGTCGTCCAGTGCAAGCAGTACGCCGCCGACCACCCCGTGGGCTCGCAGGACCTCCAGCGCTTCGGCGGCACGTGCTTCGCCGTCCACGGGGCGGAGGTCGCCGTGGTGGTGACGACCAGCTGCTTCACCGGGCCGGCCGCCGAGTACGCGGAGACGCTCGGCATCGTCTGCGTCGACGGCGACGCGCTCGCGGCCTGGACGGACGGCCGCACACCCCCGCCGTGGGAGTCCGTCCCGCCCGCCGCGCCCTGA